In Glycine max cultivar Williams 82 chromosome 7, Glycine_max_v4.0, whole genome shotgun sequence, a single window of DNA contains:
- the LOC102661204 gene encoding replication protein A 70 kDa DNA-binding subunit B isoform X6, translating into MCRLSLCWYSIFCKQNFVGFIFGGFHLFVDGYIAFAWFWIYHIFHLELAVLSNFMARIPDKIKSIDGSRETLKLAVRITDLWFVGTPNKFEQAEMVIVDSEGDQIHAVCKADHLKSWKADLKENSTYVMHNFKVVKNDGQFRVCEHEYKLAFIGVTIVREVDLHELPFKEFRFVEFGNVVAGNFVVGLLVDIIGVVDQVLFQHVSSKNTRVVFRMKDLSGEVLSCTLWENYCMQFLAYLNERGNDGPIVIILTHARIKDAQGSYLASVSNSFKASKLLINEPILEIQEFRERLLDLGVKVSPVLPPGDQGSSQLSRGSQLSSKDAFLSKVEAKTIYEINGISEDVVCVTVGTISKIVMNNHSWCYPACVQCHRKTDIQTGPFTCGCGKNNDQPVLRYRVEVMVSQNNDSSKFLLWDRECAELIGQTADEVNRVKIEDGDVDLNASPQALDRLLGYVLAFKACSKIDASNVDCNNATHPECLQDSL; encoded by the exons ATGTGTCGTTTAAGTCTGTGTTGGTATTctattttttgtaaacaaaactttgttggttttattttcgGCGGCTTCCATCTGTTTGTTGATGGTTACATTGCATTTGCATGGTTTTGGATTTATCACATTTTTCATTTAGAATTGGCAGTTCTATCCAATTTTATGGCAAGGATTCCTGACAAGATTAAGTCTATTGATGGGTCAAGAGAGACGCTTAAGCTTGCTGTGAGAATCACCGACCTTTGGTTCGTTGGGACTCCCAACAAGTTTGAGCAAGCGGAAATGGTTATTGTTGATTCTGAG GGTGATCAAATTCATGCTGTTTGTAAAGCGGACCACCTAAAGTCTTGGAAAGCTGATTTGAAGGAGAATTCCACTTATGTTATGCATAATTTCAAAGTGGTCAAGAATGATGGTCAATTTAGAGTGTGTGAACATGAGTACAAGTTAGCTTTTATTGGAGTGACTATTGTTAGAGAAGTTGATTTGCATGAACTACCTTTTAAGGAATTTAGATTTGTTGAATTTGGAAATGTCGTTGCTGGGAATTTTGTGGTTGGCCTGTTGGTTG ATATTATTGGGGTCGTTGATCAGGTGCTTTTTCAGCATGTTTCATCAAAAAATACCAGGGTTGTTTTTAGAATGAAGGATTTGAG TGGTGAAGTTTTATCTTGCACACTTTGGGAAAATTATTGTATGCAGTTCTTAGCCTATTTGAATGAACGTGGAAATGATGGGCCGATCGTTATTATTTTGACACATGCCAGAATAAAAGATGCGCAGG GAAGTTATCTAGCTTCAGTGAGCAATTCGTTCAAGgcctcaaaattattaattaatgaacCTATATTGGAAATCCAGGAATTTAGAGAGAG GCTTTTAGATTTAGGTGTTAAGGTCAGCCCAGTTTTGCCACCTGGCGATCAAGGAAGTTCACAACTTTCAAGGGGAAGCCAACTATCATCAAAGGATGCATTTCTTTCGAAAGTTGAAGCCAAAACTATTTACGAGATCAATGGCATTTCTGAG GATGTTGTTTGTGTTACAGTGGGCACTATTAGCAAAATAGTCATGAATAATCATTCATGGTGTTATCCAGCTTGCGTTCAATGTCATAGAAAAACTGACATCCAAACAGGACCATTCACATGCGGATGTGGCAAAAATAATGACCAGCCTGTTCTAAG GTATAGAGTTGAAGTAATGGTTAGCCAAAACAATGACAGTAGCAAGTTTTTGCTCTGGGACCGTGAATGTGCTGAATTGATTGGTCAAACAGCTGATGAAGTGAATAGGGTCAAGATTGAA GATGGTGATGTTGATTTAAATGCTTCTCCTCAAGCACTTGATAGGTTGTTGGGTTATGTGCTTGCTTTTAAG GCATGTTCGAAAATAGATGCTTCGAACGTTGATTGCAATAATGCTACGCATCCTGAATGT TTGCAGGATTCCCTTTAA
- the LOC102661204 gene encoding replication protein A 70 kDa DNA-binding subunit B isoform X4 gives MCRLSLCWYSIFCKQNFVGFIFGGFHLFVDGYIAFAWFWIYHIFHLELAVLSNFMARIPDKIKSIDGSRETLKLAVRITDLWFVGTPNKFEQAEMVIVDSEGDQIHAVCKADHLKSWKADLKENSTYVMHNFKVVKNDGQFRVCEHEYKLAFIGVTIVREVDLHELPFKEFRFVEFGNVVAGNFVVGLLVDIIGVVDQVLFQHVSSKNTRVVFRMKDLSGEVLSCTLWENYCMQFLAYLNERGNDGPIVIILTHARIKDAQGSYLASVSNSFKASKLLINEPILEIQEFRERLLDLGVKVSPVLPPGDQGSSQLSRGSQLSSKDAFLSKVEAKTIYEINGISEDVVCVTVGTISKIVMNNHSWCYPACVQCHRKTDIQTGPFTCGCGKNNDQPVLRYRVEVMVSQNNDSSKFLLWDRECAELIGQTADEVNRVKIEDGDVDLNASPQALDRLLGYVLAFKVRIQSKFRNVVVLRCSNELDLINVVLDMLADTEACSKIDASNVDCNNATHPECDSL, from the exons ATGTGTCGTTTAAGTCTGTGTTGGTATTctattttttgtaaacaaaactttgttggttttattttcgGCGGCTTCCATCTGTTTGTTGATGGTTACATTGCATTTGCATGGTTTTGGATTTATCACATTTTTCATTTAGAATTGGCAGTTCTATCCAATTTTATGGCAAGGATTCCTGACAAGATTAAGTCTATTGATGGGTCAAGAGAGACGCTTAAGCTTGCTGTGAGAATCACCGACCTTTGGTTCGTTGGGACTCCCAACAAGTTTGAGCAAGCGGAAATGGTTATTGTTGATTCTGAG GGTGATCAAATTCATGCTGTTTGTAAAGCGGACCACCTAAAGTCTTGGAAAGCTGATTTGAAGGAGAATTCCACTTATGTTATGCATAATTTCAAAGTGGTCAAGAATGATGGTCAATTTAGAGTGTGTGAACATGAGTACAAGTTAGCTTTTATTGGAGTGACTATTGTTAGAGAAGTTGATTTGCATGAACTACCTTTTAAGGAATTTAGATTTGTTGAATTTGGAAATGTCGTTGCTGGGAATTTTGTGGTTGGCCTGTTGGTTG ATATTATTGGGGTCGTTGATCAGGTGCTTTTTCAGCATGTTTCATCAAAAAATACCAGGGTTGTTTTTAGAATGAAGGATTTGAG TGGTGAAGTTTTATCTTGCACACTTTGGGAAAATTATTGTATGCAGTTCTTAGCCTATTTGAATGAACGTGGAAATGATGGGCCGATCGTTATTATTTTGACACATGCCAGAATAAAAGATGCGCAGG GAAGTTATCTAGCTTCAGTGAGCAATTCGTTCAAGgcctcaaaattattaattaatgaacCTATATTGGAAATCCAGGAATTTAGAGAGAG GCTTTTAGATTTAGGTGTTAAGGTCAGCCCAGTTTTGCCACCTGGCGATCAAGGAAGTTCACAACTTTCAAGGGGAAGCCAACTATCATCAAAGGATGCATTTCTTTCGAAAGTTGAAGCCAAAACTATTTACGAGATCAATGGCATTTCTGAG GATGTTGTTTGTGTTACAGTGGGCACTATTAGCAAAATAGTCATGAATAATCATTCATGGTGTTATCCAGCTTGCGTTCAATGTCATAGAAAAACTGACATCCAAACAGGACCATTCACATGCGGATGTGGCAAAAATAATGACCAGCCTGTTCTAAG GTATAGAGTTGAAGTAATGGTTAGCCAAAACAATGACAGTAGCAAGTTTTTGCTCTGGGACCGTGAATGTGCTGAATTGATTGGTCAAACAGCTGATGAAGTGAATAGGGTCAAGATTGAA GATGGTGATGTTGATTTAAATGCTTCTCCTCAAGCACTTGATAGGTTGTTGGGTTATGTGCTTGCTTTTAAGGTtagaattcaatcaaaattCAGGAATGTCGTTGTTCTTAGATGCTCAAATGAATTAGATTTGATCAATGTTGTGCTCGACATGCTGGCTGATACTGAG GCATGTTCGAAAATAGATGCTTCGAACGTTGATTGCAATAATGCTACGCATCCTGAATGT GATTCCCTTTAA
- the LOC102661204 gene encoding replication protein A 70 kDa DNA-binding subunit C isoform X2: MCRLSLCWYSIFCKQNFVGFIFGGFHLFVDGYIAFAWFWIYHIFHLELAVLSNFMARIPDKIKSIDGSRETLKLAVRITDLWFVGTPNKFEQAEMVIVDSEGDQIHAVCKADHLKSWKADLKENSTYVMHNFKVVKNDGQFRVCEHEYKLAFIGVTIVREVDLHELPFKEFRFVEFGNVVAGNFVVGLLVDIIGVVDQVLFQHVSSKNTRVVFRMKDLSGEVLSCTLWENYCMQFLAYLNERGNDGPIVIILTHARIKDAQGSYLASVSNSFKASKLLINEPILEIQEFRERLLDLGVKVSPVLPPGDQGSSQLSRGSQLSSKDAFLSKVEAKTIYEINGISEDVVCVTVGTISKIVMNNHSWCYPACVQCHRKTDIQTGPFTCGCGKNNDQPVLRVEVMVSQNNDSSKFLLWDRECAELIGQTADEVNRVKIEDGDVDLNASPQALDRLLGYVLAFKVRIQSKFRNVVVLRCSNELDLINVVLDMLADTEACSKIDASNVDCNNATHPECRTMIQLQDSL, from the exons ATGTGTCGTTTAAGTCTGTGTTGGTATTctattttttgtaaacaaaactttgttggttttattttcgGCGGCTTCCATCTGTTTGTTGATGGTTACATTGCATTTGCATGGTTTTGGATTTATCACATTTTTCATTTAGAATTGGCAGTTCTATCCAATTTTATGGCAAGGATTCCTGACAAGATTAAGTCTATTGATGGGTCAAGAGAGACGCTTAAGCTTGCTGTGAGAATCACCGACCTTTGGTTCGTTGGGACTCCCAACAAGTTTGAGCAAGCGGAAATGGTTATTGTTGATTCTGAG GGTGATCAAATTCATGCTGTTTGTAAAGCGGACCACCTAAAGTCTTGGAAAGCTGATTTGAAGGAGAATTCCACTTATGTTATGCATAATTTCAAAGTGGTCAAGAATGATGGTCAATTTAGAGTGTGTGAACATGAGTACAAGTTAGCTTTTATTGGAGTGACTATTGTTAGAGAAGTTGATTTGCATGAACTACCTTTTAAGGAATTTAGATTTGTTGAATTTGGAAATGTCGTTGCTGGGAATTTTGTGGTTGGCCTGTTGGTTG ATATTATTGGGGTCGTTGATCAGGTGCTTTTTCAGCATGTTTCATCAAAAAATACCAGGGTTGTTTTTAGAATGAAGGATTTGAG TGGTGAAGTTTTATCTTGCACACTTTGGGAAAATTATTGTATGCAGTTCTTAGCCTATTTGAATGAACGTGGAAATGATGGGCCGATCGTTATTATTTTGACACATGCCAGAATAAAAGATGCGCAGG GAAGTTATCTAGCTTCAGTGAGCAATTCGTTCAAGgcctcaaaattattaattaatgaacCTATATTGGAAATCCAGGAATTTAGAGAGAG GCTTTTAGATTTAGGTGTTAAGGTCAGCCCAGTTTTGCCACCTGGCGATCAAGGAAGTTCACAACTTTCAAGGGGAAGCCAACTATCATCAAAGGATGCATTTCTTTCGAAAGTTGAAGCCAAAACTATTTACGAGATCAATGGCATTTCTGAG GATGTTGTTTGTGTTACAGTGGGCACTATTAGCAAAATAGTCATGAATAATCATTCATGGTGTTATCCAGCTTGCGTTCAATGTCATAGAAAAACTGACATCCAAACAGGACCATTCACATGCGGATGTGGCAAAAATAATGACCAGCCTGTTCTAAG AGTTGAAGTAATGGTTAGCCAAAACAATGACAGTAGCAAGTTTTTGCTCTGGGACCGTGAATGTGCTGAATTGATTGGTCAAACAGCTGATGAAGTGAATAGGGTCAAGATTGAA GATGGTGATGTTGATTTAAATGCTTCTCCTCAAGCACTTGATAGGTTGTTGGGTTATGTGCTTGCTTTTAAGGTtagaattcaatcaaaattCAGGAATGTCGTTGTTCTTAGATGCTCAAATGAATTAGATTTGATCAATGTTGTGCTCGACATGCTGGCTGATACTGAG GCATGTTCGAAAATAGATGCTTCGAACGTTGATTGCAATAATGCTACGCATCCTGAATGT CGGACCATGATCCAGTTGCAGGATTCCCTTTAA
- the LOC102661204 gene encoding replication protein A 70 kDa DNA-binding subunit B isoform X1, with protein sequence MCRLSLCWYSIFCKQNFVGFIFGGFHLFVDGYIAFAWFWIYHIFHLELAVLSNFMARIPDKIKSIDGSRETLKLAVRITDLWFVGTPNKFEQAEMVIVDSEGDQIHAVCKADHLKSWKADLKENSTYVMHNFKVVKNDGQFRVCEHEYKLAFIGVTIVREVDLHELPFKEFRFVEFGNVVAGNFVVGLLVDIIGVVDQVLFQHVSSKNTRVVFRMKDLSGEVLSCTLWENYCMQFLAYLNERGNDGPIVIILTHARIKDAQGSYLASVSNSFKASKLLINEPILEIQEFRERLLDLGVKVSPVLPPGDQGSSQLSRGSQLSSKDAFLSKVEAKTIYEINGISEDVVCVTVGTISKIVMNNHSWCYPACVQCHRKTDIQTGPFTCGCGKNNDQPVLRYRVEVMVSQNNDSSKFLLWDRECAELIGQTADEVNRVKIEDGDVDLNASPQALDRLLGYVLAFKVRIQSKFRNVVVLRCSNELDLINVVLDMLADTEACSKIDASNVDCNNATHPECRTMIQLQDSL encoded by the exons ATGTGTCGTTTAAGTCTGTGTTGGTATTctattttttgtaaacaaaactttgttggttttattttcgGCGGCTTCCATCTGTTTGTTGATGGTTACATTGCATTTGCATGGTTTTGGATTTATCACATTTTTCATTTAGAATTGGCAGTTCTATCCAATTTTATGGCAAGGATTCCTGACAAGATTAAGTCTATTGATGGGTCAAGAGAGACGCTTAAGCTTGCTGTGAGAATCACCGACCTTTGGTTCGTTGGGACTCCCAACAAGTTTGAGCAAGCGGAAATGGTTATTGTTGATTCTGAG GGTGATCAAATTCATGCTGTTTGTAAAGCGGACCACCTAAAGTCTTGGAAAGCTGATTTGAAGGAGAATTCCACTTATGTTATGCATAATTTCAAAGTGGTCAAGAATGATGGTCAATTTAGAGTGTGTGAACATGAGTACAAGTTAGCTTTTATTGGAGTGACTATTGTTAGAGAAGTTGATTTGCATGAACTACCTTTTAAGGAATTTAGATTTGTTGAATTTGGAAATGTCGTTGCTGGGAATTTTGTGGTTGGCCTGTTGGTTG ATATTATTGGGGTCGTTGATCAGGTGCTTTTTCAGCATGTTTCATCAAAAAATACCAGGGTTGTTTTTAGAATGAAGGATTTGAG TGGTGAAGTTTTATCTTGCACACTTTGGGAAAATTATTGTATGCAGTTCTTAGCCTATTTGAATGAACGTGGAAATGATGGGCCGATCGTTATTATTTTGACACATGCCAGAATAAAAGATGCGCAGG GAAGTTATCTAGCTTCAGTGAGCAATTCGTTCAAGgcctcaaaattattaattaatgaacCTATATTGGAAATCCAGGAATTTAGAGAGAG GCTTTTAGATTTAGGTGTTAAGGTCAGCCCAGTTTTGCCACCTGGCGATCAAGGAAGTTCACAACTTTCAAGGGGAAGCCAACTATCATCAAAGGATGCATTTCTTTCGAAAGTTGAAGCCAAAACTATTTACGAGATCAATGGCATTTCTGAG GATGTTGTTTGTGTTACAGTGGGCACTATTAGCAAAATAGTCATGAATAATCATTCATGGTGTTATCCAGCTTGCGTTCAATGTCATAGAAAAACTGACATCCAAACAGGACCATTCACATGCGGATGTGGCAAAAATAATGACCAGCCTGTTCTAAG GTATAGAGTTGAAGTAATGGTTAGCCAAAACAATGACAGTAGCAAGTTTTTGCTCTGGGACCGTGAATGTGCTGAATTGATTGGTCAAACAGCTGATGAAGTGAATAGGGTCAAGATTGAA GATGGTGATGTTGATTTAAATGCTTCTCCTCAAGCACTTGATAGGTTGTTGGGTTATGTGCTTGCTTTTAAGGTtagaattcaatcaaaattCAGGAATGTCGTTGTTCTTAGATGCTCAAATGAATTAGATTTGATCAATGTTGTGCTCGACATGCTGGCTGATACTGAG GCATGTTCGAAAATAGATGCTTCGAACGTTGATTGCAATAATGCTACGCATCCTGAATGT CGGACCATGATCCAGTTGCAGGATTCCCTTTAA
- the LOC102661204 gene encoding replication protein A 70 kDa DNA-binding subunit B isoform X7, whose protein sequence is MCRLSLCWYSIFCKQNFVGFIFGGFHLFVDGYIAFAWFWIYHIFHLELAVLSNFMARIPDKIKSIDGSRETLKLAVRITDLWFVGTPNKFEQAEMVIVDSEGDQIHAVCKADHLKSWKADLKENSTYVMHNFKVVKNDGQFRVCEHEYKLAFIGVTIVREVDLHELPFKEFRFVEFGNVVAGNFVVGLLVDIIGVVDQVLFQHVSSKNTRVVFRMKDLSGEVLSCTLWENYCMQFLAYLNERGNDGPIVIILTHARIKDAQGSYLASVSNSFKASKLLINEPILEIQEFRERLLDLGVKVSPVLPPGDQGSSQLSRGSQLSSKDAFLSKVEAKTIYEINGISEDVVCVTVGTISKIVMNNHSWCYPACVQCHRKTDIQTGPFTCGCGKNNDQPVLRYRVEVMVSQNNDSSKFLLWDRECAELIGQTADEVNRVKIEDGDVDLNASPQALDRLLGYVLAFKACSKIDASNVDCNNATHPECDSL, encoded by the exons ATGTGTCGTTTAAGTCTGTGTTGGTATTctattttttgtaaacaaaactttgttggttttattttcgGCGGCTTCCATCTGTTTGTTGATGGTTACATTGCATTTGCATGGTTTTGGATTTATCACATTTTTCATTTAGAATTGGCAGTTCTATCCAATTTTATGGCAAGGATTCCTGACAAGATTAAGTCTATTGATGGGTCAAGAGAGACGCTTAAGCTTGCTGTGAGAATCACCGACCTTTGGTTCGTTGGGACTCCCAACAAGTTTGAGCAAGCGGAAATGGTTATTGTTGATTCTGAG GGTGATCAAATTCATGCTGTTTGTAAAGCGGACCACCTAAAGTCTTGGAAAGCTGATTTGAAGGAGAATTCCACTTATGTTATGCATAATTTCAAAGTGGTCAAGAATGATGGTCAATTTAGAGTGTGTGAACATGAGTACAAGTTAGCTTTTATTGGAGTGACTATTGTTAGAGAAGTTGATTTGCATGAACTACCTTTTAAGGAATTTAGATTTGTTGAATTTGGAAATGTCGTTGCTGGGAATTTTGTGGTTGGCCTGTTGGTTG ATATTATTGGGGTCGTTGATCAGGTGCTTTTTCAGCATGTTTCATCAAAAAATACCAGGGTTGTTTTTAGAATGAAGGATTTGAG TGGTGAAGTTTTATCTTGCACACTTTGGGAAAATTATTGTATGCAGTTCTTAGCCTATTTGAATGAACGTGGAAATGATGGGCCGATCGTTATTATTTTGACACATGCCAGAATAAAAGATGCGCAGG GAAGTTATCTAGCTTCAGTGAGCAATTCGTTCAAGgcctcaaaattattaattaatgaacCTATATTGGAAATCCAGGAATTTAGAGAGAG GCTTTTAGATTTAGGTGTTAAGGTCAGCCCAGTTTTGCCACCTGGCGATCAAGGAAGTTCACAACTTTCAAGGGGAAGCCAACTATCATCAAAGGATGCATTTCTTTCGAAAGTTGAAGCCAAAACTATTTACGAGATCAATGGCATTTCTGAG GATGTTGTTTGTGTTACAGTGGGCACTATTAGCAAAATAGTCATGAATAATCATTCATGGTGTTATCCAGCTTGCGTTCAATGTCATAGAAAAACTGACATCCAAACAGGACCATTCACATGCGGATGTGGCAAAAATAATGACCAGCCTGTTCTAAG GTATAGAGTTGAAGTAATGGTTAGCCAAAACAATGACAGTAGCAAGTTTTTGCTCTGGGACCGTGAATGTGCTGAATTGATTGGTCAAACAGCTGATGAAGTGAATAGGGTCAAGATTGAA GATGGTGATGTTGATTTAAATGCTTCTCCTCAAGCACTTGATAGGTTGTTGGGTTATGTGCTTGCTTTTAAG GCATGTTCGAAAATAGATGCTTCGAACGTTGATTGCAATAATGCTACGCATCCTGAATGT GATTCCCTTTAA
- the LOC102661204 gene encoding replication protein A 70 kDa DNA-binding subunit B isoform X3 — MCRLSLCWYSIFCKQNFVGFIFGGFHLFVDGYIAFAWFWIYHIFHLELAVLSNFMARIPDKIKSIDGSRETLKLAVRITDLWFVGTPNKFEQAEMVIVDSEGDQIHAVCKADHLKSWKADLKENSTYVMHNFKVVKNDGQFRVCEHEYKLAFIGVTIVREVDLHELPFKEFRFVEFGNVVAGNFVVGLLVDIIGVVDQVLFQHVSSKNTRVVFRMKDLSGEVLSCTLWENYCMQFLAYLNERGNDGPIVIILTHARIKDAQGSYLASVSNSFKASKLLINEPILEIQEFRERLLDLGVKVSPVLPPGDQGSSQLSRGSQLSSKDAFLSKVEAKTIYEINGISEDVVCVTVGTISKIVMNNHSWCYPACVQCHRKTDIQTGPFTCGCGKNNDQPVLRYRVEVMVSQNNDSSKFLLWDRECAELIGQTADEVNRVKIEDGDVDLNASPQALDRLLGYVLAFKVRIQSKFRNVVVLRCSNELDLINVVLDMLADTEACSKIDASNVDCNNATHPECLQDSL, encoded by the exons ATGTGTCGTTTAAGTCTGTGTTGGTATTctattttttgtaaacaaaactttgttggttttattttcgGCGGCTTCCATCTGTTTGTTGATGGTTACATTGCATTTGCATGGTTTTGGATTTATCACATTTTTCATTTAGAATTGGCAGTTCTATCCAATTTTATGGCAAGGATTCCTGACAAGATTAAGTCTATTGATGGGTCAAGAGAGACGCTTAAGCTTGCTGTGAGAATCACCGACCTTTGGTTCGTTGGGACTCCCAACAAGTTTGAGCAAGCGGAAATGGTTATTGTTGATTCTGAG GGTGATCAAATTCATGCTGTTTGTAAAGCGGACCACCTAAAGTCTTGGAAAGCTGATTTGAAGGAGAATTCCACTTATGTTATGCATAATTTCAAAGTGGTCAAGAATGATGGTCAATTTAGAGTGTGTGAACATGAGTACAAGTTAGCTTTTATTGGAGTGACTATTGTTAGAGAAGTTGATTTGCATGAACTACCTTTTAAGGAATTTAGATTTGTTGAATTTGGAAATGTCGTTGCTGGGAATTTTGTGGTTGGCCTGTTGGTTG ATATTATTGGGGTCGTTGATCAGGTGCTTTTTCAGCATGTTTCATCAAAAAATACCAGGGTTGTTTTTAGAATGAAGGATTTGAG TGGTGAAGTTTTATCTTGCACACTTTGGGAAAATTATTGTATGCAGTTCTTAGCCTATTTGAATGAACGTGGAAATGATGGGCCGATCGTTATTATTTTGACACATGCCAGAATAAAAGATGCGCAGG GAAGTTATCTAGCTTCAGTGAGCAATTCGTTCAAGgcctcaaaattattaattaatgaacCTATATTGGAAATCCAGGAATTTAGAGAGAG GCTTTTAGATTTAGGTGTTAAGGTCAGCCCAGTTTTGCCACCTGGCGATCAAGGAAGTTCACAACTTTCAAGGGGAAGCCAACTATCATCAAAGGATGCATTTCTTTCGAAAGTTGAAGCCAAAACTATTTACGAGATCAATGGCATTTCTGAG GATGTTGTTTGTGTTACAGTGGGCACTATTAGCAAAATAGTCATGAATAATCATTCATGGTGTTATCCAGCTTGCGTTCAATGTCATAGAAAAACTGACATCCAAACAGGACCATTCACATGCGGATGTGGCAAAAATAATGACCAGCCTGTTCTAAG GTATAGAGTTGAAGTAATGGTTAGCCAAAACAATGACAGTAGCAAGTTTTTGCTCTGGGACCGTGAATGTGCTGAATTGATTGGTCAAACAGCTGATGAAGTGAATAGGGTCAAGATTGAA GATGGTGATGTTGATTTAAATGCTTCTCCTCAAGCACTTGATAGGTTGTTGGGTTATGTGCTTGCTTTTAAGGTtagaattcaatcaaaattCAGGAATGTCGTTGTTCTTAGATGCTCAAATGAATTAGATTTGATCAATGTTGTGCTCGACATGCTGGCTGATACTGAG GCATGTTCGAAAATAGATGCTTCGAACGTTGATTGCAATAATGCTACGCATCCTGAATGT TTGCAGGATTCCCTTTAA
- the LOC102661204 gene encoding replication protein A 70 kDa DNA-binding subunit B isoform X5 — protein sequence MCRLSLCWYSIFCKQNFVGFIFGGFHLFVDGYIAFAWFWIYHIFHLELAVLSNFMARIPDKIKSIDGSRETLKLAVRITDLWFVGTPNKFEQAEMVIVDSEGDQIHAVCKADHLKSWKADLKENSTYVMHNFKVVKNDGQFRVCEHEYKLAFIGVTIVREVDLHELPFKEFRFVEFGNVVAGNFVVGLLVDIIGVVDQVLFQHVSSKNTRVVFRMKDLSGEVLSCTLWENYCMQFLAYLNERGNDGPIVIILTHARIKDAQGSYLASVSNSFKASKLLINEPILEIQEFRERLLDLGVKVSPVLPPGDQGSSQLSRGSQLSSKDAFLSKVEAKTIYEINGISEDVVCVTVGTISKIVMNNHSWCYPACVQCHRKTDIQTGPFTCGCGKNNDQPVLRYRVEVMVSQNNDSSKFLLWDRECAELIGQTADEVNRVKIEDGDVDLNASPQALDRLLGYVLAFKACSKIDASNVDCNNATHPECRTMIQLQDSL from the exons ATGTGTCGTTTAAGTCTGTGTTGGTATTctattttttgtaaacaaaactttgttggttttattttcgGCGGCTTCCATCTGTTTGTTGATGGTTACATTGCATTTGCATGGTTTTGGATTTATCACATTTTTCATTTAGAATTGGCAGTTCTATCCAATTTTATGGCAAGGATTCCTGACAAGATTAAGTCTATTGATGGGTCAAGAGAGACGCTTAAGCTTGCTGTGAGAATCACCGACCTTTGGTTCGTTGGGACTCCCAACAAGTTTGAGCAAGCGGAAATGGTTATTGTTGATTCTGAG GGTGATCAAATTCATGCTGTTTGTAAAGCGGACCACCTAAAGTCTTGGAAAGCTGATTTGAAGGAGAATTCCACTTATGTTATGCATAATTTCAAAGTGGTCAAGAATGATGGTCAATTTAGAGTGTGTGAACATGAGTACAAGTTAGCTTTTATTGGAGTGACTATTGTTAGAGAAGTTGATTTGCATGAACTACCTTTTAAGGAATTTAGATTTGTTGAATTTGGAAATGTCGTTGCTGGGAATTTTGTGGTTGGCCTGTTGGTTG ATATTATTGGGGTCGTTGATCAGGTGCTTTTTCAGCATGTTTCATCAAAAAATACCAGGGTTGTTTTTAGAATGAAGGATTTGAG TGGTGAAGTTTTATCTTGCACACTTTGGGAAAATTATTGTATGCAGTTCTTAGCCTATTTGAATGAACGTGGAAATGATGGGCCGATCGTTATTATTTTGACACATGCCAGAATAAAAGATGCGCAGG GAAGTTATCTAGCTTCAGTGAGCAATTCGTTCAAGgcctcaaaattattaattaatgaacCTATATTGGAAATCCAGGAATTTAGAGAGAG GCTTTTAGATTTAGGTGTTAAGGTCAGCCCAGTTTTGCCACCTGGCGATCAAGGAAGTTCACAACTTTCAAGGGGAAGCCAACTATCATCAAAGGATGCATTTCTTTCGAAAGTTGAAGCCAAAACTATTTACGAGATCAATGGCATTTCTGAG GATGTTGTTTGTGTTACAGTGGGCACTATTAGCAAAATAGTCATGAATAATCATTCATGGTGTTATCCAGCTTGCGTTCAATGTCATAGAAAAACTGACATCCAAACAGGACCATTCACATGCGGATGTGGCAAAAATAATGACCAGCCTGTTCTAAG GTATAGAGTTGAAGTAATGGTTAGCCAAAACAATGACAGTAGCAAGTTTTTGCTCTGGGACCGTGAATGTGCTGAATTGATTGGTCAAACAGCTGATGAAGTGAATAGGGTCAAGATTGAA GATGGTGATGTTGATTTAAATGCTTCTCCTCAAGCACTTGATAGGTTGTTGGGTTATGTGCTTGCTTTTAAG GCATGTTCGAAAATAGATGCTTCGAACGTTGATTGCAATAATGCTACGCATCCTGAATGT CGGACCATGATCCAGTTGCAGGATTCCCTTTAA